The following coding sequences lie in one Pseudoalteromonas sp. Scap06 genomic window:
- a CDS encoding sulfotransferase family 2 domain-containing protein, translating into MISKFDKCLFVHIPKVAGQSIESVFLKRAGFEWHERAPFLLKANTNKELGPPRLAHLTANEYVELGYLTEERFSELYRFSFVRNPWERILSEYKYRGYKCSFKDFLLKSFPTEKDDNYASGDDLYRHVIPQAEFVCNRQGELLVDFIGRFETLSSDFAKVSKAITGSPLALPHKNKTTSKFKSVFQPKAKYYTDYYCDITERFVERYYAQDIELFNYSFGA; encoded by the coding sequence ATGATTTCTAAATTTGATAAATGTTTATTTGTTCATATTCCAAAAGTAGCAGGGCAAAGTATTGAAAGTGTGTTTTTAAAGCGTGCTGGGTTTGAGTGGCATGAACGTGCTCCATTCTTACTTAAGGCTAATACTAATAAAGAGTTAGGCCCTCCTAGGCTGGCCCATTTAACAGCAAATGAATATGTTGAACTCGGATATTTAACTGAGGAGCGCTTTTCTGAATTATATCGGTTTAGTTTTGTGCGCAATCCTTGGGAGCGCATTTTGTCTGAATATAAATACAGAGGCTATAAGTGCTCTTTTAAAGACTTTTTATTAAAGTCTTTCCCAACCGAGAAAGATGATAATTATGCCTCTGGTGATGATCTGTACAGGCATGTGATACCGCAGGCTGAGTTTGTTTGTAATCGTCAAGGAGAGCTTTTAGTCGATTTTATTGGTCGTTTTGAGACGCTATCAAGTGACTTTGCTAAAGTGAGTAAGGCAATTACCGGCAGCCCTCTTGCTCTGCCTCATAAAAATAAAACAACATCAAAATTTAAAAGTGTTTTTCAGCCTAAAGCTAAATACTATACGGACTATTATTGTGATATTACCGAGCGTTTTGTAGAGCGTTATTATGCGCAAGATATAGAGCTATTTAACTACTCTTTTGGCGCTTAG
- a CDS encoding acyltransferase, producing MEKQRYTNLDAFRGLAALLVLLFHSPFFYGYKTTFISNSDIFVDFFFILSGFVIAHAYKSKIDSLNFKTYMQNRFARIYPLHLTLLLAWLMFLSLKHLLYTQFNLGNTDPFINNDFTSFILNLLLLNAHNLDDQLTWNAPSWSIGAEFYTYLLFFVVAKSIRVKNLLQWSIFLIVLAYTTLYILKPITLLRTFDLGFIRAIGGFFLGVSVFIIKEKTELNYSSKLKVAIIEVVLLLAVISCITILAKYKLGQLTTFLVFTLSIYYFSASNGVISTLLKTKTMQYLGKISYSIYLTHFLVINIIINIWQYFFAKKGLPINTPLADIYNTSAAPFLNTAIILITCLISAITYKFIEQPFQQKLSAKRVVK from the coding sequence GTGGAAAAGCAAAGATATACTAACTTAGATGCATTTCGAGGGTTGGCTGCATTATTGGTTTTATTATTCCACTCCCCCTTTTTTTACGGATACAAAACAACGTTTATATCTAATAGCGACATTTTCGTTGATTTTTTCTTTATACTATCGGGGTTTGTCATTGCCCATGCATACAAAAGTAAAATCGATAGTTTAAACTTTAAAACCTATATGCAAAATCGTTTTGCTCGTATTTACCCGTTACACTTAACGTTATTATTAGCCTGGTTAATGTTTCTCTCTCTAAAACACTTACTTTATACTCAATTCAACTTGGGAAATACAGACCCTTTTATAAATAACGATTTCACTTCTTTTATTCTTAATTTATTACTCCTCAACGCACATAATTTAGATGACCAACTAACATGGAATGCCCCATCTTGGAGCATAGGCGCTGAATTTTATACTTATTTACTTTTTTTTGTAGTCGCAAAGAGCATAAGAGTCAAAAATTTACTGCAGTGGTCAATTTTTTTAATTGTTCTTGCATATACAACGCTTTATATCCTTAAACCCATCACACTTTTAAGAACATTTGATCTAGGGTTTATAAGAGCTATTGGAGGATTTTTTCTTGGTGTTAGTGTATTTATTATTAAAGAGAAAACCGAGCTAAATTACAGTTCAAAGCTTAAGGTTGCGATAATAGAGGTCGTATTATTATTAGCAGTAATAAGCTGCATAACCATTTTAGCAAAATATAAACTAGGCCAACTAACTACATTTTTAGTTTTTACATTAAGCATTTATTACTTTAGCGCATCAAACGGAGTAATTTCAACGCTCCTTAAAACAAAAACTATGCAATATTTAGGTAAAATATCCTACTCAATATACCTTACCCACTTCTTAGTCATTAATATCATTATAAATATATGGCAGTACTTTTTTGCAAAAAAAGGATTACCAATCAATACCCCTTTAGCCGATATATACAACACATCTGCTGCACCCTTTTTAAATACAGCAATAATATTAATCACATGCTTAATTTCAGCTATTACCTATAAGTTTATAGAGCAGCCATTTCAACAAAAACTAAGCGCCAAAAGAGTAGTTAAATAG
- the wecA gene encoding UDP-N-acetylglucosamine--undecaprenyl-phosphate N-acetylglucosaminephosphotransferase, with protein sequence MIINNLGLFLCSFLSLFIFRKIAIFINLVDEPNSRKHHAGSVPLVGGLAVFVVVFSYLFVFPETISSSMLYLICASILLFIGVLDDLYDISFRFRLILQIVISALMMCFGGLIFNDIGALFGGTSINLSYFGYIMTVIVVVGAINAFNMVDGIDGLLGALATITFTSLGILFYFNGQNELMAFCAAIVVATVPYILMNLGIPLGQRFKIFMGDAGSTVIGFTVVWLLLEGSQSQEKSAFSPVTALWLAAVPIIDAISTITRRIKKGQSPFKPDREHLHHILLRLGFSSRQALVVICFISTVFATVGIVTDIYNVPDYIMFYSFLLCTIMYYFFMLRIWRISVHIRRFFGTNR encoded by the coding sequence GTGATTATAAATAATTTAGGGTTGTTTTTATGCTCATTTTTGAGCCTCTTTATTTTTAGGAAAATTGCAATTTTTATCAACCTAGTTGATGAGCCTAACTCTCGAAAGCACCACGCAGGTTCTGTTCCTTTGGTTGGTGGGTTGGCGGTTTTTGTTGTTGTTTTTTCTTATTTATTTGTCTTTCCCGAAACAATTTCCTCTTCAATGCTTTACTTAATTTGTGCGAGTATTTTGCTATTCATTGGTGTATTAGACGATTTATACGATATTAGTTTTAGATTTCGTTTGATCTTACAGATTGTTATATCCGCATTAATGATGTGTTTTGGCGGGTTAATTTTCAATGATATTGGTGCCTTGTTCGGTGGCACAAGCATTAACTTGTCTTATTTTGGTTACATTATGACTGTTATTGTCGTTGTTGGCGCTATTAATGCCTTCAATATGGTCGATGGTATTGATGGGCTGCTTGGGGCTTTGGCAACAATAACATTTACCTCGTTGGGTATTTTATTTTATTTTAATGGTCAAAATGAATTAATGGCCTTTTGTGCTGCCATTGTAGTGGCAACTGTTCCTTATATTTTAATGAACTTAGGCATCCCTTTAGGGCAGCGTTTTAAAATTTTTATGGGTGACGCAGGAAGCACAGTCATTGGTTTTACTGTTGTTTGGTTGTTACTTGAAGGGTCTCAATCTCAAGAGAAAAGTGCATTTAGTCCTGTAACGGCACTGTGGTTAGCCGCTGTTCCTATAATAGACGCAATTTCTACCATTACTCGTAGGATCAAAAAAGGTCAGTCACCCTTTAAGCCTGATAGAGAGCATCTACATCATATTTTACTTAGACTGGGTTTTTCCAGCAGACAAGCTTTAGTTGTGATTTGCTTTATATCGACGGTGTTTGCAACGGTAGGTATTGTAACCGACATTTATAATGTACCTGACTACATTATGTTTTATTCATTTCTTTTGTGCACAATTATGTATTACTTTTTTATGCTAAGAATTTGGCGTATTAGTGTACATATTCGTCGTTTTTTTGGTACAAACCGCTAG
- a CDS encoding WecB/TagA/CpsF family glycosyltransferase — translation MEESSVVNQISPIQIGGVNILPFESMEHVLTTIFSDDGLIKPGMAVAVNPEKVLKAIDDSETKKIINEAQFPYADGIGVVKALQQKTGKKLCRIAGCELWLEVLKRSSQFNSRVLLVGAKPEVVEKTNAYLTTNGVNVVGYMSGYFKSTQEVFDLASSVKPDIVIAALGSPKQEKLIKMLMLEYPNTFFMGVGGSFDVLAGNVNRAPKGWQKLNLEWLYRMLKEPRRIFRQAKLLKFLQLYLLKKL, via the coding sequence ATGGAAGAAAGTAGTGTAGTAAATCAAATTTCCCCTATTCAGATAGGCGGTGTGAATATTTTACCATTTGAATCAATGGAGCATGTCTTAACAACCATCTTTTCAGATGATGGCCTTATAAAGCCAGGTATGGCTGTTGCTGTAAATCCAGAAAAAGTACTTAAGGCTATTGATGATAGTGAAACAAAAAAAATTATTAATGAAGCGCAATTTCCATATGCAGATGGCATTGGCGTTGTAAAAGCTTTACAACAAAAAACAGGTAAAAAACTGTGTCGTATAGCCGGTTGTGAGTTATGGCTTGAGGTATTAAAACGCTCATCTCAGTTTAACTCTAGGGTTTTGTTAGTTGGTGCGAAACCTGAAGTGGTTGAAAAAACGAATGCTTATCTAACTACTAATGGAGTAAATGTAGTAGGTTATATGAGTGGATACTTTAAAAGCACGCAAGAAGTATTTGATTTGGCTAGTTCTGTTAAGCCAGATATTGTTATTGCTGCTTTGGGTTCACCCAAACAAGAAAAGCTAATAAAAATGCTGATGCTAGAATACCCAAATACTTTTTTTATGGGGGTAGGCGGAAGCTTTGACGTACTTGCTGGTAACGTTAATAGGGCACCTAAAGGTTGGCAAAAGCTAAATTTAGAATGGCTATATAGAATGCTCAAAGAGCCAAGAAGAATATTTAGACAAGCCAAGTTGCTTAAATTCCTACAATTGTATTTGTTGAAGAAGCTCTAA